A stretch of the Lactuca sativa cultivar Salinas chromosome 9, Lsat_Salinas_v11, whole genome shotgun sequence genome encodes the following:
- the LOC111880297 gene encoding uncharacterized protein LOC111880297: MVKNSSPPQKPISSFTPQKLVSIPRSLNQLNAKIALESILSTKEKEAMKKPSAKKFAELWDSLISYTEVHSLMGFYPVARRPGPTTVFLADLSYPMTLWDYFIHGFIDTIYLEGTNLHCISEFPSVVQTIIRNYKIRFAKQERGLFIKMHSSYPIFYEDSQLIVPSITFANMGISNGSKPRKDDLPRESPKQDHLIFALAGVYLASSRIGNGKDQKSRIRLNYASKTFIIYSLTDSEITPEAMKAIETFEQPFEKFSHQLAELPADIKKQLCKHIMHAPRHHCSHCSENTEETPFMED, from the coding sequence ATGGTCAAAAACAGTTCTCCACCACAAAAACCTATATCCAGCTTCACACCACAAAAACTTGTATCCATCCCTAGATCCCTTAACCAACTAAATGCAAAAATTGCCCTTGAATCCATTCTATCAACCAAAGAAAAAGAAGCCATGAAAAAACCATCTGCCAAAAAATTTGCCGAATTATGGGACAGCCTCATTTCATACACCGAAGTCCATTCTTTGATGGGCTTTTACCCAGTAGCCAGACGCCCAGGTCCTACAACAGTTTTCTTAGCCGACTTATCATATCCTATGACTTTATGGGATTATTTTATTCATGGATTCATCGACACCATCTATCTAGAAGGCACCAATTTACACTGCATCAGCGAGTTCCCTTCTGTTGTGCAAACTATCATCAGAAATTATAAAATACGATTTGCAAAACAGGAAAGAGGATTATTCATTAAAATGCATTCTAGCTATCCAATTTTTTATGAAGACTCTCAACTAATTGTCCCAAGTATTACTTTCGCAAACATGGGAATAAGCAACGGCTCAAAACCAAGAAAAGATGATCTACCACGAGAATCACCAAAACAGGATCACCTAATTTTTGCACTTGCCGGTGTCTATTTAGCATCATCACGCATAGGCAACGGTAAAGATCAAAAGTCAAGAATCAGATTGAATTATGCCAGTAAAACTTTCATTATCTATTCGTTAACAGACAGTGAAATCACTCCGGAAGCAATGAAAGCAATTGAAACCTTCGAACAACCTTTCGAAAAGTTTTCTCATCAATTAGCTGAATTACCTGCTGATATCAAAAAACAACTTTGTAAACATATTATGCATGCACCAAGACACCATTGCAGTCACTGTTCAGAAAACACAGAAGAAACACCATTCATGGAAGATTAA
- the LOC111880298 gene encoding uncharacterized protein LOC111880298 — MGFYPVARRPGPKAVFLADLSDPMTLWDYFIHGFIDTIYLEGTNLHCIREFPSAVQTIIRNYKIRFAKQERGLFIKMHSSYLIFDEDSQLIVPSITFANMGISNGSKPTKDDLPRESPTHDHLIFGLAGVYLASSRIGNGKDQKSRIRVNYASKTFIIYSLTDSEITPEAIKATETFEQPFEKFSHQLAELPADIKKQLCKHIMHAPRDHCSHCSENTKETPFKED, encoded by the coding sequence ATGGGCTTTTACCCAGTAGCCAGACGCCCAGGTCCTAAAGCAGTTTTCTTAGCCGACTTATCAGATCCTATGACTTTATGGGATTATTTTATTCATGGATTCATCGACACCATCTATCTAGAAGGCACCAATTTACACTGCATCAGGGAGTTCCCTTCTGCTGTGCAAACTATCATCAGAAATTATAAAATACGATTTGCAAAACAGGAAAGAGGATTATTCATTAAAATGCATTCTAGCTATCTAATTTTTGATGAAGACTCTCAACTAATTGTCCCAAGTATTACTTTTGCAAACATGGGAATAAGCAATGGCTCAAAACCAACAAAAGATGATCTACCACGAGAATCACCAACACATGATCATCTAATTTTTGGACTCGCCGGTGTCTATTTAGCATCATCACGCATAGGCAACGGTAAAGATCAAAAGTCAAGAATCAGAGTGAATTACGCCAGTAAAACTTTCATTATCTATTCGTTAACAGATAGTGAAATCACTCCGGAAGCAATAAAAGCAACTGAAACCTTCGAACAACCTTTCGAAAAGTTTTCTCATCAATTAGCTGAATTACCTGCTGATATCAAAAAACAACTTTGTAAACATATTATGCATGCACCAAGAGACCATTGCAGTCATTGTTCAGAAAACACAAAAGAAACACCATTCAAGGAAGATTAA